The Streptomyces sp. A2-16 sequence GCCGGCGCGTTCGCCCCGCAGCGCGAGTTCGGCGGCCTGTGCCGCGCCCTCGATCCGCAGCCCGATCACACCGAGCCGGCCCCCGTCGAGGCGTGGTCTGCGTCCGACGCCGATGGGGCCGGCCTGTGCGTAGGGGTTGTTGCTCACCAGCAGCGCGTGCGGGGCCTCGAGCCGCTCGCCGTCCGCCGTGGCGGTCAGCTGTGCTCCGGCGCTTCCGACCAGCAGGTCCGGCAGCAGGTCCAGGGTGGTGGACGCCTTCGCCTCACGGTATTCAGGGCTCTGCACGATCTCCGCGTACGTCCCGAACGAGACCGTGTTGACGAAGGGCCGGCCCGCCACGTCTCCCAGATCGACACGGATCTCCACACCGTGCGTCAGCGCGTCGAGACCGCTCGCCGGATCGTCGCGGTCCAGGCCCAGATCCATCGCGAAGTGGTTGCGGGTCCCGGCGGCGAGGACCATGAACGGCACATCGTGTTCCGCGGCCACCCCCGCCACCAGGGCCTGCGTGCCGTCACCGCCCGCCACGCCGAGCAGGTCCGCGCCCTCGGCGACGGCCTTGCGGGCCAGGACGGCGGGATCAGGGCTGCTGTCCACGTCGAGCAGGACGACCCGGGCGCCCAGCGCCTCGGCCCGCTCCACCAGTGCGTACTCGCCGACCTTGCCGCCACCCGACAGCGGGTTCATGATCAGCACCGGTCGGCGGGGCGGCGGGACCGGACGCGAGCGCACGCCTCGCGGGGTGCGCAGCCGACGCAGCGCGCTTCTGGCGCAGGCCAGTGCCGCCACCCACAGGCCCAGCGCCGCCACCGCGAACGGCCACACACCCGACACCACGTACAGGACCAGGACGCCGACGGGCGCGGCCACGGCCAGGAGGGCACCGCACAGCCGCGCCACACCCCGGTGGGCCAGCGCCCACCACATGCCCGCGCCGGCCAGGCCGAGACCCACCAGCCCTAGCAGCGGCGGCAGCCACTGGCCCGCGGCCACGACCGCCGCGACCACGCCCGCCAGGCAGAGCAGCGCCAGCCGGGCCGGCGTCCGCGCCGCGGTGCCGAAGCCGTTCGGCTCCACGTCGTTCATCGTCGGGGTCGCCTCTCACCGATCGGTGGCCCCACGATCTCATGCAGCCGCTCCCGCTGCCGGTGCCACTCCGGCCCGCCGTGGTTCAACGGGTCACGACGTGCCGCTGGTCCGGCACGCAGTGGGTCATGGTCAGTCCCTCGACGTCGCGCGGCGGGTTCTTGCCGAGGTCCGACAACCGTCGACGGTCCTCTTCGGTGAGGTCCTGGCCGACCAGCGGCTCCAGTGCGGCCACGTCCTCCGGGCCGATGCCGAGACCTTCGCCGACCCGCAGGCCGAGGTCGTTCTCGACCAGCAGGAAGTGCCACACCATGCGTTCCTGCACGGGGCGGTCGCACTGGGCGAGCAGACCGGTGAGGTTCTTCACCAGGTCGTCGCGCTCCCACTCCTCCAGCAGCAGATACCGCTGCCCCGCCTGCAGGTAGTCGTTGGTGCGGGGGATGCGCTTGCGCGTGAGCCGGCCGTGGATCTCCGGGCCCTGCTCGTCGTGCGTCGGGTGCTGCGCCTCGCGCAGACCGCCGGTGATGGACGGCTCGTAGTTGACGATCGGGTTCTCGCCCCCGCCGTCCACGTGGTAAGCCATCTGGCCGTCGCGCTGGTTGGTCCGCACCTCGGCGTTCTTGGCCTGGTTGACGGGGAGTTGGAGGTAGTTCGGGCCGACCCGGTGGCGCTGGGTGTCGCTGTAGGAGAAGGTCCGGCCCACCAGCATCTTGTCGTCGGAGAAGTCCAGTCCGTCGACGAGGACACCGGTGCCGAAGGAGATCTGCTCGTTCTCGGCGAAGAAGTTCTGCGGCATCCGGTCCAGCACCATCCGGCCCACCGGCTTCGGCGGGAACTCCTGCTCCGGCCAGGTCTTGGTGTCGTCCAGCGGGTCGAAGTCCAGCTCGGGGTGGTCGTGGTCGTCCATCATCTGGACCAGGAGTTCCCACTCGGGGTGGTCCCCGCGGGCGACCGCCTCGTACAGGTCCTTGGTGGCGTGGCCGAGCGAGTCGGCCTGCACGTTGGCGGCGTCCTCCTCGGTCATCGAGCGGACGCCCGCCTTGGGCATCCAGTGGTACTTGACGAGCTTGGTCCCGCCGTCGGCGTCGACCCACTTGTAGGTGTTGACGCCGAAGCCCTGCATGTGGCGGTAGTCCGCGGGGATCCCACGCGGGCTGAACAGGTTGACCAGCATGTGCATCGACTCCGGTGTCTGCGACATGAAGTCGAAGATGCGGCGGGGCTGCTGCTCGAAGGTGACCGGGTCGGGTTTGAGGGCGTGGATGACGTCCGGGAACTTGATCGCGTCCCGGATGAAGAAGACGCCCAGGTTGTTCCCGACCAGGTCCCAGTTGCCGTCCTCGGTGTAGAACTTCACGGCGAAGCCGCGGGGGTCGCGGGCGGCCTCGGAGGAGTCGCGCCCGCCGATGACGGTGGAGAAGCGGACGGCCAGGTCGGTGCGCTTGCCGCGCTCCTGGAACAGCTTCGCCCGGGTGTACCGGCTGATCGGTTCGTCGCCCCAGGTGCCGTAGGACTCGAAGTACCCGTAGGCGGTCACCCCGCGAGCGTGCACGACACGCTCGGGGATGCGTTCCCGGTCGAAGTGGCTGATCTTCTCCAGGAACTGGTAGTTCTCCAGCGTGGCGGGCCCGCGGGCGCCGACCGTGCGCTGGTTCTGGTTGTCGTGGACCGGGTGGCCCTGGCGGTTGGTGAGCACCTTCCGGTCGTCCGCCGGAGCGGGACCGGTACCGGACACGTCCGTCATGATCAGGGGCTCCTCAGGTTCTCGGGTTCCCGGCGGGTGGCAGCTCCTGGTACGGCGGGCGGCCTCCGGCCGGTGTTCGGCGGACCACCCGGGTACCCGATCGGCTCGTGCCACTCACGCGCCCGCCACCAGTGCGTCGTCCTCGGGGCGAGTGCCGGACAGCTGACGGCGTGCCGCGGCCAGCGCGGACTCGATGTCCCGGGTGCCCGTGGCGATGCACAGGGTGTACGACACGTCCTCGAGACGCTGACGTGCTCCGACGCTGCCCTCCTCCGCGTGCAGCACGTGCAGCGCCTCGTAGCGCTCGATCAGGTCGGTGAGAAGTGCGGGGTGGGCCATGAGCATGATTGTTCGCTCCTCCGTCTGCGCAGTGGGAGTGCGGGCGGTCGCGTCCGCCGCGTCACTCGGACTGTCGCGGGAGAGGCCTCGGCGGCACGCACCAAGGAGAGCCGCATTCGGCCGCTTCCGCGGTGGGCCTGTGATCCCAAGCACCTGCCGCCCGTCTGCCCTGGCCGCACCGGACCAAACCCGGAGCCGCACGAAGGCGCCGATGCCTCTGACCGGCGAGGAGGGTCGCCGGCGTTCCGGGTTCTCCCGGCGCGCTGCCGCCCGTGTCAGTCCCGGCGGGCGTCGACGTCACCGTTGACCGTGGTCAGGGTCATCGTGTGGTCCTTGTCCGCGTCGCGCGCGGGGACGGCCACCGTGGTGCGGCCGTTGTCCGTGGACGCGGTGACCCGGTACGCCGGGCTGTCGTGGGGCACGGTGACGTCCACGGAGCCGTTGACGGTCGCGGCGCCGACGCCCGACGGCACCGCGGCACATCGGACGACCACGTCGCCGTTGGTGGTCTGCGCGTGCACCCGGCCCGCCGTCACGCCCGTCGCGCGCACCGAGCCGTTGCGGGTGGCCAGCCGCAGGTCGGCGTCGTCGCGTCCGGAACGGGTCACCGTCACGTCCCCGTTGACGGTCGTCAGGTCCAGGGCGGCGGCGACGCCCGCCGCGTCGACGCCCGCGTTGCGGGCGGTCACCGTGACGCTCACGCCGTCGGGGATCTCCACGTACGGCATACGGGGACAGTTCCCGCCGCCGTCGGTCCGTTCGGCGCACGACACGTCGAGCGTCCACACCTTGCCGTGGCGGGACCAGTGCTCGTCGACGCGGTCGTCCACGGTGACGTGGTCACCGTCGGCCGGGCGCAGACGCAGGCCGTTGTCGGTGGCGATCACCACGTGGTCACCCGGGTCACCGGGGTCCGTCGGGCGGAGTGTTCCCGTCCGCGGGCCGTCGGTTCCCTCGTCGTGACCGCCGCCGCACGCACCGGCGAGGGGCAGCAGGGCCAGCACCATCATCAGGCGCGTAAGGCGCCTTGTCGGCATCGCCTTCATACCCCGTCGGATGCCCTGGTTCGCCGTGGCCATGGCAGCGGCGAACGACAGGGCACGGACGGGCAGGACCTACGGTACCGGGACCGAGTCCGTCTCCTTGGCGCCCTCGGTCGCCGCGAGCGCCTTGTTGCGGCGCACGGAGGACCAGAAGGACCAGCCGATCAGGATCACCCCGACGAGGCCGGTGATGATCTCGTTGATCTGGTACTGGATGGTGATCATGAGGATCACGGCGAGGGCGCCGATCGCGTAGTGGGCGCCGTGCTCCAGGTAGACGTAGTCGTCGAGGGTGCCCTGGCGGACCAGGTACACGGTCAGCGAACGGACGTACATCGCGCCGATGCCGAGGCCCAGCGCCATCAGGACGATGTCGTTGGTGATGGCGAACGCGCCGATCACGCCGTCGAAGGAGAAGGAGGCGTCGAGGACCTCGAGGTAGAGGAACATGAAGAACGCGGCCTGGCCCGCCAGTTTGACCGGTGAACCGGTTCCGCCGGAGCGTTCCGCTTCCGCCTCGCGTTCCTCCTCCTCTTCGAGCTTGTCCTCGAAGTAGCCGGAGAGACCGCCGACGACCATGTAGGTGATCAGGCCCGCGATGCCGGAGATCAGGACGGTCTGCGCCTTGTCGGCGTGCGCGCCGCCGTGCTGGTGGGCATGGGTGGCGAAGGTGAAGGCGGTGATCAACAGGACGATCAGCGCGATGCAGACCGACAGCATGTCGACCTTGCCGAGCTTGGCCAGCGGCCGCTCCAGCCAGCCCAGCCACTTGATGTCCCGGTCCTCGAAGATGAAGTCCAGGAAGATCATCAGCAGGAACATGCCACCGAACGCGGCGATCGCCGGGTGCGCGTCGGTCACCAGCTGCTGGTAGCGGTCCTTGTCCGTCACGGCCAGCTGCACCGCGTCGTACGGATTGAGTTTCGCGGTGATCGCGACGATGACGACCGGGAAGACCAGCCGCATGCCGAAGACGGCGATCAGGACGCCGATCGTGAGGAAGATCTTCTGCCAGAAGGCGTTCATCTTCTTCAGGATTCCGGCGTTGACCACAGCGTTGTCGAACGACAGGGAGATCTCCAGCACGGCCAGGATCGCCACGATGCCGAACGCGGCCCAGCCGTCGTAGAGCACTCCTGCGGCCAGGCCGAGCGCGGTGACCGCGAACGCCCAGCGAAAGGTCTTCAGAATCACTGGCACCAAGTCCTGTTGTCGGGCGGTCGCCCGGGGCGGGCGCAAACGGCCCGTGGGCTCACGCGCGTTGTCTATCACGACCGTGCGTCGCCGGGGTGTCGCGGGGTGCGGCACGGGCACCCCGTCCGGGTGCCGGGCCGGGTCGGCCCGGCCGGATCACGGTCTGGTGGGTGCCCGTACGGCAAGCAGGGCGACGTCGTCGTCGTTGTGGGCGTGTCGCACCCGGCGCAGCACCTGGTCGGTGAACGAGGCCAGCGGGCGGTGGGCGAGGGCGGCGGCATGTCGGCGCAGGTGCTGCAGACCCTCGTCGAGGGGACGGCCGACCGCCTCGATCAGGCCGTCGGTGTACAGCAGCAGGGTGGAGCCGGGCGGCAGCAGGGCGGTCGCGTCGGTGCGCGGGCCGTGGACTCCGGTGCCGAGGAGAATGCCGTGGCCGTCGGTGAGGTATTCGGCCAGGCCGTCGTGGCTGATCAGAAGGGGTGGCGGATGGCCGGCGTTGGTCCAGGTCAGTTCCCAGTTGCCGTCCTCCCGCTCCTCTATCCGCGCGAAGATCATGGTGGCCATGGTGACGTCGGTGATGTGCATGACCGCCTCGTCGAGCCGGGCGACGATCCCGCTCGGCGGTTCCTGAAGGGCCCAGGCGTAGGCGCGGAGCATGTTCCGCAGCTGTGCCATGCCGGCCGCGGCCTCCAGGTCGTGTCCGACGACGTCGCCGACCGCCAGCGCGGTGGCGCCGTCGGAGAGGGTGAAGGCGTCGTACCAGTCGCCGCCGACCTGCGAGGCGTCGGGAGCGGGCAGGTAGCGGGCGGTCATCTGCAGCCCGGGCACCCGTGGCATCTGGGGCAGCAGGTGGTTCTGCATGGTCTCGGCGACCTTGCGCTGACGCTGGTAGAGACGCGCG is a genomic window containing:
- a CDS encoding diacylglycerol kinase family protein, coding for MNDVEPNGFGTAARTPARLALLCLAGVVAAVVAAGQWLPPLLGLVGLGLAGAGMWWALAHRGVARLCGALLAVAAPVGVLVLYVVSGVWPFAVAALGLWVAALACARSALRRLRTPRGVRSRPVPPPRRPVLIMNPLSGGGKVGEYALVERAEALGARVVLLDVDSSPDPAVLARKAVAEGADLLGVAGGDGTQALVAGVAAEHDVPFMVLAAGTRNHFAMDLGLDRDDPASGLDALTHGVEIRVDLGDVAGRPFVNTVSFGTYAEIVQSPEYREAKASTTLDLLPDLLVGSAGAQLTATADGERLEAPHALLVSNNPYAQAGPIGVGRRPRLDGGRLGVIGLRIEGAAQAAELALRGERAGGVTTYASRRVTVEADVDQIPVAVDGEALLLPQPVVCTVRPGALRVRVPRNRPGAPYTAPSVDWRRVVRLALERTPHPAVKNQEQSDA
- a CDS encoding catalase, which codes for MTDVSGTGPAPADDRKVLTNRQGHPVHDNQNQRTVGARGPATLENYQFLEKISHFDRERIPERVVHARGVTAYGYFESYGTWGDEPISRYTRAKLFQERGKRTDLAVRFSTVIGGRDSSEAARDPRGFAVKFYTEDGNWDLVGNNLGVFFIRDAIKFPDVIHALKPDPVTFEQQPRRIFDFMSQTPESMHMLVNLFSPRGIPADYRHMQGFGVNTYKWVDADGGTKLVKYHWMPKAGVRSMTEEDAANVQADSLGHATKDLYEAVARGDHPEWELLVQMMDDHDHPELDFDPLDDTKTWPEQEFPPKPVGRMVLDRMPQNFFAENEQISFGTGVLVDGLDFSDDKMLVGRTFSYSDTQRHRVGPNYLQLPVNQAKNAEVRTNQRDGQMAYHVDGGGENPIVNYEPSITGGLREAQHPTHDEQGPEIHGRLTRKRIPRTNDYLQAGQRYLLLEEWERDDLVKNLTGLLAQCDRPVQERMVWHFLLVENDLGLRVGEGLGIGPEDVAALEPLVGQDLTEEDRRRLSDLGKNPPRDVEGLTMTHCVPDQRHVVTR
- a CDS encoding DUF5133 domain-containing protein — translated: MLMAHPALLTDLIERYEALHVLHAEEGSVGARQRLEDVSYTLCIATGTRDIESALAAARRQLSGTRPEDDALVAGA
- a CDS encoding DUF4097 family beta strand repeat-containing protein, whose amino-acid sequence is MPTRRLTRLMMVLALLPLAGACGGGHDEGTDGPRTGTLRPTDPGDPGDHVVIATDNGLRLRPADGDHVTVDDRVDEHWSRHGKVWTLDVSCAERTDGGGNCPRMPYVEIPDGVSVTVTARNAGVDAAGVAAALDLTTVNGDVTVTRSGRDDADLRLATRNGSVRATGVTAGRVHAQTTNGDVVVRCAAVPSGVGAATVNGSVDVTVPHDSPAYRVTASTDNGRTTVAVPARDADKDHTMTLTTVNGDVDARRD
- a CDS encoding DUF475 domain-containing protein, encoding MILKTFRWAFAVTALGLAAGVLYDGWAAFGIVAILAVLEISLSFDNAVVNAGILKKMNAFWQKIFLTIGVLIAVFGMRLVFPVVIVAITAKLNPYDAVQLAVTDKDRYQQLVTDAHPAIAAFGGMFLLMIFLDFIFEDRDIKWLGWLERPLAKLGKVDMLSVCIALIVLLITAFTFATHAHQHGGAHADKAQTVLISGIAGLITYMVVGGLSGYFEDKLEEEEEREAEAERSGGTGSPVKLAGQAAFFMFLYLEVLDASFSFDGVIGAFAITNDIVLMALGLGIGAMYVRSLTVYLVRQGTLDDYVYLEHGAHYAIGALAVILMITIQYQINEIITGLVGVILIGWSFWSSVRRNKALAATEGAKETDSVPVP